The following coding sequences are from one Xiphias gladius isolate SHS-SW01 ecotype Sanya breed wild chromosome 14, ASM1685928v1, whole genome shotgun sequence window:
- the nyap2b gene encoding neuronal tyrosine-phosphorylated phosphoinositide-3-kinase adapter 2, translating to MMSSKEEETLCFFQYVEENGLRAYNGLVAQNLDHARNERNRAFLQEKNDKKRKQEEAIRRTGEDIATEGKHLRMGSITMPDPQERMPMPHPHALACGQGFSVRSQSLHSVGGGNSGGGGEEEVGSPTSRKQPPPKPRRDPATKLSMSSEAVDHSPMSTCRGERCDGEWCDAAQGCSEDCRRVPPPKPKRNPNTQLSVSFDESYIKSHGGSGVCPSKPLHHVTSPCEHNSSPPQSDESPTDDCEDEPVYIEMGGFDVGAREPLKSEDEEPGESVYEEMKYPVLDDMEYRTDPVGCRSACPTPAPYDPEPLSRCSTPRNIPLCDIPAPFPNLLTHRPPLLVFPPAPAQCSPNSDESPLTPLDVTKLPMLENQSYSKSPTSSTEPPSSAHIRRELTATPTLTVSGRSSAPPLPCTLYKSSSSSSYQRSHSACPSPVSMGRCLTPLSLMRTPPFDATMPFPGGLPRSASATPHGKGSPPQDGVSRLHGSMQNVSTGRSRTPTSPLDELTNLFTTGRNMLKKNTSGRKSKEPGETESKSKSHSDSKREGKERHSHSHSKESKRDSKERHIKESSHRRDSKDRTCSGVEATPVRRDSRDQGCSSVEPIPVRRDSKDRGCSSLEPISLIRRDSKDRGISNGDLMPRRDSKDRGGGHGMESLLRQDSKDRLLDQPPELLPRQDSKERARNGIDSRHESRERLLDQPPELLPRQDSKERARNGVDSKYESRDRPPELVPRQESKDRARTGAEYRHDSKDHRPDFRDRVGYNSESKHEARERSSHNGDLPPPHLTRQDSKDLSKTGLEVRRDSKDRSLNGSEPHCDVKNTKSPTRMEYGCDSKERGYRSDGTPRRDNRANYSMDQSKAQERNGGTMSGQHSSTTPTHHGRSSGSPPMTMGTGNGKDLKAAPRYGRSPSTPANPSPMGTPQRRAAETHQSQMPQMPWICGDTTMLEQIERKRTLCTEIRSRQHPHLQRSLERPPPLDRNEDRSQERNQCKQESASVLPSWGKSSGAKKIRPPPYPTQTTVFWDTAI from the exons ATGATGAGCTCCAAAGAGGAGGAAACTCTCTGTTTTTTCCAGTATGTTGAGGAGAATGGGCTGAGAGCCTACAACGGCCTGGTAGCTCAGAACTTGGACCACGCCAGGAATGAGAGAAACAGGGCATTCCTGCAGGAAAAAAACGACAAGAAGAGAAAGCAGGAGGAAGCCATAAGGAG GACAGGTGAAGACATAGCAACCGAAGGCAAGCACTTACGTATGGGCTCTATTACCATGCCGGACCCCCAGGAACGCATGCCCATGCCCCACCCGCATGCCCTTGCCTGTGGGCAGGGCTTCTCTGTACGCTCCCAGTCCCTCCACTCAGTCGGTGGTGGGAACAGtgggggtggaggagaggaggaagtgggAAGCCCGACCTCTAGGAAGCAGCCCCCACCCAAGCCCAGGAGGGACCCAGCCACCAAGCTGAGCATGTCGTCTGAGGCAGTGGACCACAGTCCTATGTCCACCTGCCGTGGGGAGAGATGTGACGGTGAGTGGTG tGATG CAGCTCAAGGATGCAGTGAGGACTGCAGGAGGGTTCCACCGCCCAAACCCAAGAGGAACCCCAACACACAACTGAGCGTTTCCTTTGATGAGTCCTACATCAAGAGTCACGGGGGCAGCGGGGTCTGCCCCTCAAAACCCCTCCATCATGTCACCTCCCCCTGCGAACACAACTCCTCGCCTCCACAGAGTGATGAGAGCCCTACAGATGACTGTGAAGATGAGCCTGTCTACATAGAGATGGGCGGGTTCGATGTCGGAGCACGAGAACCCCTGAAGAGTGAGGATGAGGAGCCGGGAGAGTCCGTGTACGAGGAAATGAAGTACCCAGTTCTGGATGATATGGAGTACCGCACTGACCCCGTGGGATGCCGCTCTGCATGCCCCACCCCAGCACCCTATGACCCTGAACCTCTCAGTCGCTGCTCCACACCTAGAAACATTCCCCTTTGTGACATTCCTGCACCTTTTCCCAATTTACTCACCCATCGCCCTCCGCTGTTAGTCTTCCCACCAGCACCAGCCCAGTGTTCACCCAACTCAGATGAGTCTCCCCTCACCCCTCTAGATGTAACCAAATTGCCCATGCTGGAGAACCAATCCTACAGCAAATCCCCAACATCCTCCACTGAGCCACCCTCCTCTGCACACATTCGCAGGGAGCTCACTGCCACCCCAACCCTCACCGTCTCTGGGCGCTCCTCTGCACCTCCTCTACCATGTACCCTCTacaaatcctcctcctcatcctcctaTCAGCGCAGCCACTCTGCTTGCCCATCGCCTGTCAGCATGGGCCGCTGTCTAACCCCTCTGAGCCTCATGCGTACACCTCCTTTTGACGCTACAATGCCATTCCCCGGAGGTCTGCCACGGAGCGCCTCTGCCACCCCTCATGGCAAAGGCTCACCACCTCAAGATGGTGTGAGTCGACTCCACGGCTCTATGCAGAATGTGTCAACAGGGCGATCACGGACACCCACCAGCCCACTGGACGAATTAACCAACCTGTTCACCACAGGCAGGAACATGCTGAAGAAAAACACCAGTGGCAGAAAGTCTAAAGAGCCTGGAGAAA CTGAGTCCAAAAGCAAATCTCACAGTGATTCCAAGCGTGAAGGCAAGGAACGGCACAGCCACAGTCACAGCAAGGAGTCCAAGCGAGACTCCAAAGAGCGCCACATCAAAGAGTCTTCTCACcgaagag ACAGTAAAGACCGTACTTGTAGTGGTGTAGAAGCAACACCTGTTCGCAGGGATAGCAGGGACCAGGGCTGCAGCAGTGTAGAGCCCATTCCTGTAAGACGGGACTCCAAAGACAGGGGCTGCAGCTCCTTAGAACCCATCTCTTTGATAAGAAGAGACTCCAAGGACAGAGGGATCAGCAATGGTGACTTGATGCCAAGGAGAGACAGTAAAGATCGGGGTGGGGGACATGGAATGGAGTCTCTGCTTAGACAGGACAGCAAGGACAGACTGTTAGATCAGCCACCTGAGCTGTTACCTAGACAAGACAGCAAGGAAAGGGCACGAAATGGTATAGACTCTAGAcatgaaagcagagagagactgCTGGATCAGCCACCTGAGCTCTTACCCCGACAGGATAGCAAAGAGAGAGCCAGGAACGGTGTCGACTCAAAGTATGAAAGCAGAGACAGGCCACCTGAGCTTGTACCCCGACAGGAGAGCAAAGACAGAGCTAGAACTGGAGCAGAATATAGGCATGATAGCAAAGACCATCGTCCTGATTT cagggaCAGAGTTGGCTACAACTCTGAATCCAAGCATGAGGCGAGAGAGCGGAGCTCCCACAATGGAGATCTTCCTCCGCCTCATCTAACCAGGCAGGACAGTAAAGACCTGAGCAAAACTGGCCTCGAGGTGAGACGGGACAGCAAAGACAGAAGTCTGAATGGCTCAGAGCCTCACTGTGATGTGAAGAACACCAAGAGCCCCACTAGAATGGAGTATGGGTGTGATAGCAAAGAGAGAGGATACAGATCAGATGGCACGCCCCGACGAGATAACAGAGCAAATTACAGCATGGACCAATCAAAAGCACAAGAGAGGAATGGCGGCACAATGTCAGGGCAGCATTCATCCACGACACCTACTCACCACGGGAGATCATCTGGCAGCCCACCAATGACCATGGGAACAGGAAATGGTAAGG ATCTGAAAGCAGCACCAAGGTATGGCCGCTCACCTTCTACGCCTGCTAACCCCTCACCAATGGGAACTCCACAaaggagagcagcagagacacatCAGAGCCAG ATGCCCCAGATGCCATGGATATGTGGGGACACCACCATGCTAGAGCAGATTGAGAGGAAACGCACCCTCTGCACGGAGATCCGCTCCAGACAGCATCCACACCTGCAGAGATCTCTGGAGAGGCCTCCTCCTCTGGACAGGAACGAGGACAGGTCCCAGGAGCGGAATCAGTGCAAGCAAGAAAGTGCTTCTGTCCTCCCAAGCTGGGGGAAAAGCAGCGGGGCCAAAAAGATCCGTCCTCCCCCTTACCCCACACAGACAACCGTTTTTTGGGACACAGCCATCTGA
- the LOC120799052 gene encoding collagen alpha-4(IV) chain-like — MRSSLTVVTLCPLRWILVLIIFVQQLHAGGVVGPCQGRDCSVCQCHPAKGARGAPGKPGDQGPQGTMGPWGREGPPGEKGRRGAEGSHGPEGPKGDRGKTGVPGFPGNNGLLGHPGAGGEPGLPGVDGCNGTRGRPGVPGIPGSDGPFGQPGLPGPKGIKGEPLYGATLPGLPGERGRDGDFGLPGRRGDPGPKGHIGLTGFPGPEGLEGPKGVRGLPGSPGGSLAGDKGDNGEQGPPGPQGTEEVIAFLTDFLPPKGYKGDRGLPGTCGPKGKMSDLGDYNREEMKGEQGILGIPGLRGPPGFPGKDGPTGREGFHGEKGLPGLIGRTGSKGYPGDPGFPGPLYFHNGSHARGAKGERGYPGTSGLQGDPGYMGMHGPPGPSGLTIPVPGLQGRQGPPGPKGYKGEPGSYNKFEIPGPKGTKGLPGAKGVRGLPGRPGCGDYYCEPGYPGDPGDPGSRGSAGNKGLKGIKGCQGECKCISGGGSVGLPGTPGYPGHPGLPGTQGLKGEPGPRGDEGPEGPKGFQGIPGLKGQKGQKGDSFAVGGKGAKGDQGVPGQSGPPGATGRPGQDGPPGPSGDPGPPGAGYVGLPGPKGDPGVAGPKGFPGIVGPTGPGFPGSTGPPGPKGNQGHSGPPGIPGRPGPPGEIEKCCHEDEVGSPGPKGQPGSPGIPGDPGRDGFPGILGQPGPKGMKGDDGDTLGIGLQGPPGFNGDPGDPGPCGISLDGPPGPPGLLGLPGRKGAPGDVLSSSPGATGPPGHPGAMGTKGPRGFPGNPGSPGIKGQPGRPGRKGEPGVYGDPGATGLPGLPCTVCDLNGSSGPPGPPGNPGQMGVPGYLGEKGLKGDIGPPGHGQKGTQGSPGLPGVPGPLGPRGTAGLPGDPGFDGKLGLKGEMGYPGRAGAKGLLGRPGPPGPRGKQGERGFNGRPGDTGDPGLPGNKGLRGLPGLPGPSFVNVTKGPEGLLGRRGQPGQQGLAGSKGVRGIPGDSGPDGWPGPPGYKGSIGAPGRPGIPGIPGNPGINGFLGPRGYHGPTGDLGDPGPTGHNGIPGLPGFPGAKGEPGKSYGQPGPPGPKGLPGEDGPSAHRGSPGDPGDRGPRGRPGKPGQPGIPGEPGTQGGTGLPGPRGPSGRPGLPGIPGDRGVLGPPGPPGTGPPGPPGPPGLPGLNGLRGPKGMKGASGKDIPGPPGPDGCPGVKGLKGRQGAPGATFPGPKGLNGPPGDTGLPGLPGKPGYPGKECYTPSPGPDGDIGYEGPSGPPGPPGEQGPPGNEILFKGDPGPDGLHGLPGCKGDRGFPGPPGSQNYAGFVGTKGERGPTGLSGALGPKGQQGLPGPQGRKGETGPVGDMGVKGAPGDSISGCSLSAPPGLPGPRGYPGSKGFPGDVGPPGNSGRKGEKGSKGSVGLPGLPGPAGPNGLVGDPGEGGQRGFIGPQGIPGSPGDPGEPGHRGASRSGFLLVIHSQSVQVPFCPEGSSQLWLGYSLVYLEGQERAHTQDLGQAGSCLPVFSTMPFSYCNKAACHYSSRNDKSYWLSTTAPIPMMPLLGQEISSHISRCVVCETVSPATAFHSQDHTVPACPPGWRSLWTGYSFLMHTGAGDEGGGQSLTSSGSCLKDFRTHPLIECQGRHGSCHYFANLYSFWLTTVSQTEQFITPRPSTIKAADQQRRRASQCHVCYREQ, encoded by the exons ATGAGATCCTCACTTACTGTTGTGACTTTGTGCCCCCTCAG ATGGATCCTTGTACTGATCATCTTTGTGCAGCAGCTCCATGCA GGGGGGGTTGTGGGTCCATGTCAAGGTAGAGACTGCTCTGTATGTCAGTGCCATCCTGCCAAAGGTGCACGG GGAGCTCCAGGGAAGCCAGGGGACCAAGGCCCCCAGGGAACAATGGGACCATGGGGACGTGAAGGGCCACCTGGAGAGAAAGGCAGGAGGGGAGCAGAGGGATCACATGGCCCAGAGGGTCCCAAAGGAGACCGT ggcAAGACTGGTGTTCCTGGTTTTCCTGGTAATAATGGCTTATTA GGTCACCCTGGAGCAGGTGGCGAACCTGGTTTGCCAGGAGTGGATGGCTGTAATGGAACAAGGGGTCGACCAGGAGTCCCTGGTATTCCTGGTTCAGATGGTCCCTTTGGGCAGCCG GGATTACCTGGACCTAAAGGAATTAAAGGAGAACCTTTGTATGGCGCTACCCTTCCAGGACTTCCT gGGGAGCGTGGGAGAGATGGAGACTTTGGCTTACCT gGAAGACGAGGAGACCCTGGGCCTAAAGGCCACATTGGCCTTACTGGTTTTCCTGGACCTGAG GGCCTAGAAGGTCCTAAAGGTGTCAGAGGACTACCA GGCAGCCCTGGAGGATCACTGGCAGGCGATAAAGGTGACAAT GGTGAGCAAGGCCCACCTGGCCCCCAAGGAACAGAAGAAGTCATAGCATTTCTTACAGACTTTCTTCCACCTAAAGGTTACAAG gGAGACAGAGGTCTTCCTGGAACATGTGGACCAAAGGGCAAAATG AGTGACTTAGGAGACTATAacagagaagaaatgaaaggagagcAAGGAATCCTTGGAATTCCTGGACTTCGG GGTCCTCCAGGATTTCCTGGTAAAGATGGACCAACAGGACGTGAG GGTTTCCATGGAGAGAAAGGACTTCCAGGTCTCATTGGAAGAACTGGATCAAAG GGTTATCCAGGAGATCCCGGTTTCCCCGGACCCCTGTACTTTCATAATGGAAGTCATGCCAGAG GTGCTAAAGGTGAGCGTGGGTATCCAGGAACGTCTGGACTCCAAGGTGACCCTGGGTACATGGGCATGCATGGACCTCCTGGCCCGTCAGGGTTAACAATACCAG TGCCAGGCCTGCAAGGTCGACAAGGGCCCCCTGGTCCAAAGGGCTACAAGGGAGAGCCAGGGAGTTATAACAAATTTGAAATCCCAGGACCAAAGGGAACTAAAGGACTCCCCGGAGCTAAAGGTGTCAGAGGCCTTCCTGGTCGTCCAG GATGTGGAG ATTACTACTGTGAGCCTGGTTACCCAGGTGACCCTGGTGACCCAGGATCTAGAGGATCTGCTGGAAACAAAGGGCTCAAAGGAATTAAAG GTTGTCAAGGCGAATGTAAATGTATATCTGGTGGGGGAAGCGTAGGGCTCCCTGGCACACCTGGTTATCCGGGACATCCAGGGTTACCTGGAACTCAAGGACTCAAGGGGGAACCAGGACCGAGAGGAGATGAGGGCCCAGAAGGACCAAAA GGCTTTCAAGGAATTCCTGGTTTAAAAGGACAGAAGGGTCAGAAAGGTGACTCTTTTGCGGTAGGTGGTAAAG gtgcCAAGGGTGACCAAGGAGTGCCTGGTCAATCTGGCCCTCCTGGAGCAACAGGTAGGCCAGGACAGGATGGCCCCCCTGGCCCTTCAGGAGACCCAGGACCACCA GGCGCTGGATATGTAGGATTACCTGGTCCCAAAGGTGACCCTGGTGTTGCTGGACCCAAAGGCTTTCCAGGGATTGTAGGCCCTACAGGTCCTGGTTTTCCAGGCTCTACAGGGCCACCTGGACCTAAAGGAAATCAGGGACATTCTGGCCCCCCAGGAATTCCTGGACGACCAGGGCCTCCAG GTGAAATTGAGAAATGCTGTCATGAAGATGAGGTTGGATCACCTGGTCCTAAGGGTCAGCCAGGTTCCCCAG GGATTCCAGGTGATCCAGGAAGAGATGGTTTCCCTGGAATTCTGGGACAACCAGGCCCTAAAGGCATGAAAGGAGATGACGGCGATACTTTAGGGATTGGACTGCAAG GACCTCCAGGTTTCAATGGGGATCCAGGTGACCCTGGTCCCTGTGGGATTAGCCTCGATGGCCCTCCAGGCCCTCCTGGGTTACTAGGACTCCCAGGCAGGAAGGGTGCCCCAGGAGATGTCCTCTCTTCCAGTCCAGGTGCTACTGGCCCACCTGGCCACCCTGGGGCTATGGGGACAAAAGGACCTCGTGGCTTTCCTGGAAACCCAGGGTCTCCAG GCATAAAAGGCCAGCCTGGACGACCAGGCCGTAAAGGAGAGCCAGGAGTCTATGGTGACCCTGGTGCTACTGGTCTCCCAGGCCTACCTTGTACTGTGTGTGACCTGAATGGATCTTCAGGACCTCCAGGTCCTCCAGGAAACCCTGGACAGATGGGCGTACCAG GCTACCTTGGTGAGAAGGGCTTGAAGGGAGATATAGGTCCACCTGGTCACGGACAGAAGGGTACTCAAGGTTCCCCTGGCCTTCCTGGTGTCCCAGGCCCACTTGGACCAAGAGGCACCGCTGGCCTGCCAGGGGATCCTGGGTTTGATGGCAAGCTAGGACTGAAAG GTGAAATGGGCTACCCTGGCAGGGCTGGGGCAAAAGGTTTACTAGGTCGTCCTGGACCTCCAGGACCCAGAGgtaaacagggagagagaggctttAATGGTCGACCAGGTGACACAGGAGACCCAGGACTGCCTGGTAATAAGG GTTTACGTGGTCTCCCAGGGTTACCAGGCCCTAGCTTTGTGAATGTGACAAAAGGCCCAGAGGGACTTCTAGGAAGGAGGGGACAACCAGGCCAACAAGGACTTGCAG GCTCAAAGGGTGTAAGGGGAATACCAGGTGACTCAGGGCCTGATGGATGGCCTGGTCCGCCAGGGTATAAGGGCAGCATTGGTGCTCCAGGCAGGCCAGGAATACCTGGGATTCCTGGGAACCCTGGAATCAATGGTTTCCTTGGTCCGAGGGGTTATCATGGGCCTACTGGAGATCTG GGAGATCCAGGGCCTACAGGACATAATGGTATACCAGGGCTACCAGGATTTCCCGGTGCCAAAG GTGAGCCAGGCAAGTCTTATGGACAACCTGGTCCACCTGGACCCAAAGGATTGCCAGGGGAGGATGGACCCAGTG CACACAGAGGGAGTCCAGGAGATCCAGGTGACCGAGGACCCAGGGGAAGGCCAGGAAAGCCTGGACAACCAGGCATTCCGGGGGAACCAGGAACACAGGGAGGAACAG gctTACCTGGGCCCCGTGGCCCATCAGGCCGTCCAGGTCTTCCAGGTATTCCAGGTGATCGTGGAGTTCTGGGACCACCGGGTCCACCTGGTACTGGTCCTCCAG GGCCCCCTGGACCACCAGGTCTGCCTGGACTGAATGGGCTTAGAGGTCCAAAAGGGATGAAGGGAGCAAGTG GCAAAGATATCCCTGGCCCTCCGGGACCAGACGGTTGTCCGGGAGTCAAAGGTCTGAAGGGCCGCCAAGGGGCTCCAGGAGCCACTTTTCCTGGGCCTAAAGGCCTGAACGGCCCACCTGGTGACACAG GTCTTCCAGGCTTGCCAGGCAAACCTGGTTACCCTGGCAAAGAATGCTACACACCTTCACCGGGACCTGACGGAGATATAGGATATGAAGGACCTTCAGGACccccag GTCCTCCTGGGGAACAGGGCCCTCCGGGCAATGAAATATTGTTCAAAGGAGACCCAGGACCAGATGGCCTCCATGGATTACCAGGCTGTAAGGGAGATAGGGGCTTCCCAGGACCTCCTGGATCTCAGAACTATGCAGGCTTTGTCGGTACAAAAG GTGAGAGAGGTCCCACTGGTCTGAGTGGTGCTCTAGGACCCAAAGGTCAGCAAGGTCTCCCTGGGCCCCAGGGCCGCAAGGGAGAAACTGGCCCAGTTGGAGATATGG GTGTCAAAGGTGCTCCTGGTGATTCCATCAGTGGATGTTCATTGTCGGCTCCCCCTGGACTTCCAGGACCTCGTGGTTACCCAGGATCTAAGGGATTCCCTGGTGATGTGGGTCCTCCTGGGAATTCAGGACGTAAAG GAGAGAAAGGTTCTAAAGGGTCTGTGGGCCTCCCTGGTCTACCAGGTCCTGCTGGTCCTAATGGTCTTGTTGGAGACCCAGGAGAAGGTGGTCAGCGAGGATTTATTGGACCTCAAG GCATcccaggttcacctggtgaTCCAGGTGAGCCAGGCCATAGGGGGGCATCGAGATCAGGCTTCCTTTTGGTTATCCACAGCCAATCAGTGCAGGTGCCATTTTGCCCTGAAGGCAGCAGTCAGCTTTGGCTGGGCTACAGTCTGGTGTACCTTGAGGGACAAGAGAGGGCTCACACACAAGACCTGG GCCAGGCTGGCTCCTGCCTCCCTGTTTTCTCCACAATGCCTTTCTCCTACTGCAACAAAGCTGCTTGTCATTACTCCAGTCGCAATGACAAATCCTATTGGCTCTCCACCACTGCTCCCATACCCATGATGCCTCTGCTTGGCCAGGAGATTAGCTCCCACATCAGCCGCTGTGTAGTGTGTGAGACAGTTTCGCCCGCAACAGCTTTTCACAGCCAGGATCACACAGTTCCCGCATGCCCACCTGGCTGGAGGAGTCTGTGGACCGGATACTCTTTCCTCATG CACACTGGGGCCGGTGACGAAGGTGGTGGCCAGTCTCTGACCTCTTCTGGTAGCTGCCTTAAGGATTTCAGAACTCATCCCCTCATAGAGTGCCAGGGTAGGCATGGCTCCTGTCACTATTTTGCCAACCTCTACAGTTTTTGGCTGACTACTGTGAGTCAGACAGAGCAGTTTATCACCCCGCGGCCCAGCACCATCAAAGCAGCTGACCAACAGCGACGCAGGGCCAGTCAGTGTCATGTCTGCTACAGAGAGCAATAA